A genomic segment from Cyanobium sp. NIES-981 encodes:
- a CDS encoding acetyl-CoA carboxylase carboxyltransferase subunit alpha has protein sequence MARRALLEFEKPLVELEDQIEQIRQLARDSEVDVSQQLLQLETLATRRRKEIFDSLSAAQKIQVARHPQRPSTLDYIQLITDSFIELHGDRRGSDDQALVGGVGRLNGISVMLLGHQKGRDTKENVARNFGMASPGGYRKAMRLMDHADRFRLPILTFIDTPGAYAGVLAEEQGQGEAIAVNLREMFRLRVPIIATVIGEGGSGGALGIGVADRLLMFEHSVYTVASPEACASILWRDATKAPVAAEALKITGPDLLQLGIVDQVLPEPSGGNHWAPLQAAETLKKALLHHLSDLRSLGESELQAQRYEKFRRLGKVLEPGTPEPSLSS, from the coding sequence ATGGCCCGCCGCGCTCTCCTGGAGTTCGAGAAACCGCTGGTTGAGCTGGAGGACCAGATCGAGCAGATCCGCCAGCTGGCCCGCGATTCCGAGGTGGATGTGAGCCAGCAGCTGCTGCAGCTGGAAACCCTGGCCACCCGCCGGCGCAAGGAGATCTTCGACAGCCTCAGCGCCGCCCAGAAGATCCAGGTGGCCCGCCACCCGCAGCGCCCCAGCACGCTGGACTACATCCAGCTGATCACCGACAGCTTCATCGAACTGCACGGCGACCGGCGCGGATCCGATGACCAGGCCCTGGTGGGTGGCGTGGGCCGGCTCAACGGCATCAGTGTGATGCTGCTCGGCCACCAGAAGGGACGGGACACCAAGGAGAACGTGGCCCGCAACTTCGGCATGGCCTCCCCTGGGGGCTACCGCAAGGCCATGCGGCTGATGGACCATGCCGATCGCTTCCGCCTGCCGATCCTCACCTTCATCGACACCCCGGGGGCCTACGCAGGCGTGCTGGCCGAAGAACAGGGCCAGGGGGAGGCCATCGCGGTGAACCTGCGGGAGATGTTCCGGCTGCGGGTGCCGATCATCGCCACGGTGATCGGCGAAGGGGGCTCCGGGGGCGCCCTGGGGATCGGCGTGGCCGACCGGCTGCTGATGTTCGAGCACAGCGTGTACACCGTGGCCTCCCCGGAGGCCTGTGCCTCCATCCTCTGGCGCGATGCGACCAAGGCACCGGTGGCCGCTGAGGCGCTCAAGATCACCGGTCCGGATCTCCTGCAGCTGGGCATCGTGGATCAGGTGCTCCCCGAACCGTCCGGGGGCAACCACTGGGCCCCGCTCCAGGCCGCCGAAACGCTGAAGAAAGCCCTGCTGCACCACCTCTCGGATCTGCGATCGCTGGGCGAATCAGAGCTGCAGGCCCAGCGCTACGAGAAGTTCCGGCGTCTTGGCAAGGTGCTCGAACCCGGCACCCCAGAACCCTCCCTGAGCTCTTAA